One segment of Burkholderiaceae bacterium DAT-1 DNA contains the following:
- the bla gene encoding subclass B3 metallo-beta-lactamase yields MSNAIAHDATDTSCVNDPSWIVPVKPFRIYGNTWHVGSRGLGVFLITAPTGHVLIDGGIRENADLIETNLKSLGIDLHDVKWILNTHAHCDHAGGIAQLARDTGAQVIAGAADTQPLADGGHNDPHLGERFPFPPVQVTRQVADGERLQLGELVITAHWTPGHTQGNTSWTWQSCEQSRCLNMVDVGSLSAPGYKLIANPKTPNILKDYAFSFGVVEALPCDIALAPHANMVDFWERMAKRDAGDADALIDPAMCRDYAKDAREDFAKQLATQRSEADVVAGH; encoded by the coding sequence ATGTCGAATGCAATCGCACATGATGCCACTGACACCTCCTGCGTCAATGATCCCTCGTGGATCGTCCCGGTGAAGCCATTCCGGATCTACGGAAATACATGGCATGTCGGATCGCGTGGACTCGGGGTGTTTCTGATCACCGCGCCGACAGGCCATGTTCTGATTGATGGCGGTATACGCGAAAACGCCGACCTAATCGAAACCAACCTCAAGAGCCTCGGCATTGATCTGCACGACGTGAAATGGATTCTCAATACGCATGCGCATTGCGATCATGCAGGCGGCATCGCACAGCTTGCACGTGATACAGGCGCGCAAGTCATCGCGGGCGCTGCAGACACCCAGCCGCTGGCAGACGGTGGTCACAACGATCCGCATCTCGGCGAGCGATTTCCGTTCCCACCCGTGCAGGTGACGCGGCAGGTGGCGGATGGCGAACGCCTGCAATTGGGCGAGTTGGTGATCACCGCACATTGGACCCCCGGTCACACTCAGGGCAATACCAGCTGGACCTGGCAATCATGTGAGCAGTCGCGGTGCCTGAATATGGTTGATGTCGGCAGTCTGTCGGCACCCGGCTATAAGCTGATCGCCAATCCAAAGACCCCCAACATCCTCAAAGACTACGCATTCAGCTTTGGCGTGGTCGAGGCATTGCCGTGCGACATCGCCCTCGCACCGCATGCGAACATGGTCGATTTCTGGGAGCGTATGGCCAAGCGTGATGCGGGCGATGCTGATGCGCTGATTGATCCTGCGATGTGCCGAGATTACGCCAAGGATGCGCGTGAGGATTTTGCGAAGCAATTGGCGACGCAACGTAGTGAGGCGGATGTAGTGGCGGGACACTGA
- a CDS encoding GFA family protein, translating to MHDGSCHCGAIRLTLPSTPTEATSCNCSLCRRIGGPWAYFAFGTVKIEGHPEHTVEYIQGDKTLRTIRCRTCGCVTHWEPIEPVPGSRHGVHLGNFDPAMVATVRVRKFDGADTWQFFDEVPVNQDTPSQDGFQTSQHLNQGND from the coding sequence ATGCACGACGGTTCCTGCCACTGCGGCGCGATCAGGCTCACGCTCCCGTCCACGCCCACCGAGGCCACATCCTGCAACTGCTCGCTGTGCCGCCGCATTGGCGGGCCGTGGGCGTATTTTGCATTTGGCACGGTCAAGATCGAGGGGCATCCCGAGCATACGGTCGAATACATACAAGGCGACAAAACGCTGCGAACGATCCGTTGCCGGACCTGCGGATGTGTGACGCATTGGGAACCAATTGAACCAGTGCCCGGCAGCCGCCATGGCGTTCATCTGGGCAACTTTGATCCGGCGATGGTTGCCACGGTACGAGTGCGCAAATTTGATGGCGCGGATACCTGGCAGTTTTTTGACGAAGTGCCGGTAAACCAAGATACTCCATCGCAAGATGGGTTTCAAACTTCTCAACACTTAAATCAAGGTAACGACTAA
- the moaC gene encoding cyclic pyranopterin monophosphate synthase MoaC (MoaC; along with MoaA is involved in conversion of a guanosine derivative into molybdopterin precursor Z; involved in molybdenum cofactor biosynthesis), translating into LIPLCHPLALSHVSIEFDVDEAGVRAWATVETIGATGVEMEALTAVTVTLLTIYDMLKAVDKGMVMSAVQLEEKSGGRSGDFRRG; encoded by the coding sequence ACCTGATCCCGCTCTGCCACCCGCTGGCCCTGAGCCACGTATCGATTGAGTTCGACGTGGATGAAGCCGGTGTACGCGCATGGGCCACCGTTGAAACCATCGGCGCGACCGGCGTGGAAATGGAAGCACTCACCGCCGTCACCGTCACCCTGCTGACGATTTACGACATGCTGAAAGCCGTGGATAAGGGCATGGTGATGTCGGCCGTGCAACTGGAGGAGAAATCCGGCGGGCGGAGTGGGGATTTTAGGCGGGGGTGA
- a CDS encoding DMP19 family protein: MNLNEAFENACSRFTGENFSTLSESDQILIAIWGLEADVNNGGFDQYYFNSSGNQAWFAPAALKKIGAHKMASIVDHANAIFDEAHPPVCREVRQAMLRRITNANEDAWDLLTRKFQAYPDDIATLLTKHLGLPS, translated from the coding sequence GTGAACCTTAATGAAGCCTTCGAAAACGCCTGTTCTCGATTCACCGGCGAGAACTTTTCAACATTATCGGAAAGCGATCAGATTCTAATTGCTATTTGGGGGTTGGAAGCTGATGTAAATAACGGCGGGTTCGATCAGTACTATTTCAATAGTTCGGGCAACCAAGCATGGTTTGCACCCGCAGCACTCAAGAAGATTGGCGCCCACAAAATGGCTTCGATTGTTGATCACGCAAACGCAATTTTTGACGAAGCCCATCCTCCAGTCTGCCGCGAAGTCCGGCAAGCCATGCTAAGACGCATAACGAACGCCAATGAAGATGCATGGGATCTTCTGACTCGTAAGTTCCAAGCGTATCCCGACGACATCGCGACTCTTCTTACAAAGCATTTGGGGCTGCCGAGTTAA
- a CDS encoding ankyrin repeat domain-containing protein, with translation MNISLTEMYRYAEVGDIESLMAHIDRMRLADPDWDIDLNSMALIAAAESNQLHTVEALIDRGASLEGVSPRPWIRPLWKAAKRGHIEIVKVLVERGADILATDNRGQSAIDYARRYKRADVLEYLERKVVDGSNNSLQARRP, from the coding sequence ATGAATATCTCACTGACAGAAATGTATCGATATGCCGAGGTAGGTGACATTGAGTCTCTCATGGCGCATATAGACCGCATGAGGCTGGCTGATCCTGATTGGGATATTGACCTAAATAGCATGGCCTTAATCGCTGCGGCAGAATCCAATCAACTTCATACCGTAGAAGCACTTATCGATCGCGGCGCGAGTTTGGAAGGCGTAAGTCCTCGGCCGTGGATACGTCCGTTGTGGAAGGCGGCCAAGCGTGGCCACATTGAAATTGTGAAGGTCTTGGTAGAACGTGGTGCGGACATTCTTGCAACTGACAACCGAGGCCAATCGGCAATCGACTATGCTCGGCGGTATAAGCGAGCGGACGTCTTGGAGTACTTGGAAAGAAAAGTGGTAGATGGATCTAACAATTCGCTGCAGGCGCGACGTCCCTGA